The Campylobacter sp. RM10537 genome has a segment encoding these proteins:
- the folD gene encoding bifunctional methylenetetrahydrofolate dehydrogenase/methenyltetrahydrofolate cyclohydrolase FolD, whose translation MILLDGKALSLKIKEELKEKNQILKEQGMQTCLAVILVGNNPASQTYVNSKAKACEACGIKSLVYHLDENTTQNELLALINTLNYDDSVHGILVQLPLPSHINKNLILESIISSKDVDGFHPINVGYLNLGLESGFLPCTPLGIMRLLKSYEITLEGLDVVIIGESNIVGRPMATMFLNAGATVSICHIKTKDLKLYTQRADLIVVAAGCVNLLRSDMVKEGVIVIDVGINRLENGKIVGDVDFENVSKKASFITPVPGGVGPMTIAMLLENTVRSAKNRLK comes from the coding sequence ATGATTTTACTTGATGGTAAAGCCTTAAGTTTAAAAATCAAAGAAGAACTTAAAGAAAAAAATCAAATACTTAAAGAACAGGGCATGCAGACTTGTCTTGCTGTGATTTTGGTTGGAAACAATCCTGCAAGCCAAACTTATGTTAATTCCAAAGCTAAAGCTTGCGAAGCATGTGGGATTAAGTCTTTGGTATATCATCTTGATGAAAATACAACCCAAAATGAACTTTTAGCACTTATTAATACTTTAAATTACGATGATAGTGTGCATGGAATTTTAGTGCAACTACCTTTACCAAGTCATATTAATAAAAATTTAATTTTAGAAAGCATTATAAGTAGTAAAGATGTAGATGGCTTTCATCCTATTAATGTGGGGTATTTAAATTTAGGTTTAGAAAGCGGATTTTTACCTTGCACCCCGCTTGGTATTATGAGACTTTTAAAATCTTATGAAATCACTTTAGAAGGCTTAGATGTTGTTATTATAGGAGAATCAAATATAGTTGGACGTCCTATGGCTACGATGTTTTTAAATGCTGGTGCAACAGTGAGTATTTGTCATATTAAAACAAAAGATTTAAAATTATACACTCAAAGAGCCGATTTAATTGTAGTGGCAGCTGGATGTGTGAATTTATTGCGTTCTGATATGGTTAAAGAAGGAGTGATTGTTATAGATGTTGGTATCAATCGTCTTGAAAATGGTAAAATAGTAGGTGATGTTGATTTTGAAAATGTTTCAAAAAAAGCAAGTTTTATTACTCCAGTTCCTGGAGGAGTTGGGCCAATGACTATTGCTATGCTTTTAGAAAATACCGTAAGATCGGCTAAAAATAGACTAAAATAG
- a CDS encoding metallophosphoesterase, producing MMYLFLSFIILVIFGLVNLYIYKRLINKFLLFKYFKKFFALIFFVLFLAQIVFLILRRDDYLSELWYEILSMSYAPSYCLFFITLILDFFRLFLILSGKAYKKINIFIRLIFEIIIILISVFLIYISIHNALKIPEINTLNLKINGLKKDLKIAILTDMHLGKNLHEKFLEQVINKVNFQKPDMVFIIGDLIDASPRDLKPYISKLNDFKSTYGTFYTVGNHEYYHGINQVLDLLKTHTKMKILLNQNKDLGFINIAGMTDLAGIDKGLYAPNLGRIKVDLNTSKPSILLTHQPKTALLYDLSDFDLILSGHTHGGQIFPFMFLVKLQQGFVYGLYSLSEKTKLYVSSGAGFWGPSLRVFAPSEIVILNLKGDL from the coding sequence ATGATGTATTTATTTTTATCTTTTATTATTTTAGTTATATTTGGCTTAGTTAATCTATATATTTACAAGCGTTTGATTAATAAATTCTTACTTTTTAAGTATTTTAAAAAATTTTTCGCATTAATCTTTTTTGTGCTTTTTTTAGCTCAAATTGTTTTTTTAATCCTAAGAAGAGATGATTATCTAAGTGAGTTATGGTATGAAATTTTATCGATGAGTTATGCTCCAAGCTATTGTCTTTTTTTTATTACTTTGATACTTGATTTTTTTAGACTTTTTTTAATTCTTTCGGGAAAAGCTTATAAAAAGATTAATATCTTTATTCGTTTAATTTTTGAAATTATTATTATTTTAATTTCTGTATTTTTAATTTATATAAGCATTCATAATGCTCTAAAAATTCCTGAAATCAATACATTAAATTTGAAAATTAATGGCTTAAAAAAAGATCTAAAAATTGCTATTTTAACCGATATGCATTTGGGTAAAAATTTACATGAAAAATTTTTAGAACAAGTGATTAATAAAGTTAATTTTCAAAAACCGGATATGGTTTTTATTATCGGTGATTTAATTGATGCAAGTCCTAGGGATTTGAAGCCTTATATTTCAAAATTAAATGATTTTAAATCAACCTATGGGACTTTTTATACCGTAGGAAATCATGAATATTATCATGGAATTAATCAAGTCCTAGATTTGCTTAAAACTCATACAAAAATGAAAATTTTACTCAATCAAAATAAAGATCTAGGTTTTATTAATATTGCTGGAATGACTGATTTGGCTGGAATTGACAAAGGTTTATATGCTCCTAATTTAGGAAGGATAAAAGTAGATTTAAATACATCAAAGCCAAGTATTTTATTAACTCATCAGCCAAAAACAGCTTTGCTTTATGATTTAAGTGATTTTGATTTGATTTTAAGCGGACATACTCACGGAGGACAAATTTTTCCGTTTATGTTTTTGGTTAAACTTCAACAAGGTTTTGTTTATGGGCTTTATAGTTTAAGTGAAAAAACAAAATTATATGTTAGCAGTGGAGCAGGTTTTTGGGGTCCAAGCCTTAGAGTTTTTGCTCCAAGTGAAATTGTTATTTTAAATCTTAAAGGAGATTTGTAA
- a CDS encoding c-type cytochrome — protein sequence MKILITFLFTTIILFGSDFITPREYAKMLYENPRGISCKKCHGNDGSEQILGYYLKKGIKTPYKIPSIQNLSFEKFKNSLNQTKNAKSIMPNYSLTNEEIVSLYNYINQFNKNKKQQSTNTKGVKNDK from the coding sequence TTGAAAATCCTTATAACGTTTTTATTTACAACCATTATTCTTTTTGGTTCTGATTTTATAACTCCAAGAGAATACGCTAAAATGCTTTATGAAAATCCTAGAGGAATTAGTTGTAAAAAATGCCATGGAAATGATGGAAGTGAGCAAATTTTAGGATATTATCTAAAAAAGGGAATTAAAACACCTTATAAAATTCCAAGTATTCAAAACCTTAGTTTTGAAAAGTTTAAAAACTCACTCAATCAAACTAAAAATGCCAAATCTATTATGCCAAATTATTCATTGACCAATGAAGAAATTGTAAGTTTATATAATTATATTAACCAATTTAACAAAAATAAAAAACAGCAATCTACAAATACCAAAGGAGTAAAAAATGACAAATAA
- a CDS encoding phosphatidylserine decarboxylase, translating into MNFSRESSKLFGLIAKFKFPKLIQKKINQLYVSYFKIDMSEFDHVCEYKSLNELFTRTIKIPRTIEKGFISPSDGKILQCGSTFLADEEHFAFSIKGHTYSVVELLKDNFKSHELKKGLDYINIYLSPRDYHRYHSPCDMQILSATYTRGLLYSVNEKHLKSIGNLYTKNERVSLKCQNEKGIFWLVFIGAQNVGKMRFNFDDSIRTNAKLSYSFTKEYENLKLKKAEELGYFELGSTIVLIAQKGIWNKKLEIGQKIKFGESISD; encoded by the coding sequence ATGAATTTTTCAAGAGAAAGTTCTAAACTTTTTGGTCTTATAGCTAAATTTAAATTTCCAAAATTAATTCAAAAAAAAATCAACCAACTTTATGTAAGTTATTTTAAAATTGATATGAGCGAATTTGATCATGTTTGCGAATATAAAAGTTTAAATGAACTCTTTACAAGAACTATAAAAATTCCTCGCACCATAGAAAAAGGTTTTATCAGTCCTAGTGATGGAAAAATTTTACAATGCGGGAGTACTTTTTTAGCTGATGAAGAGCATTTTGCCTTTTCAATTAAAGGGCATACTTATAGTGTCGTGGAGCTTTTAAAAGATAATTTCAAATCTCATGAGTTGAAAAAAGGATTAGATTATATCAATATTTATCTTTCGCCAAGAGATTATCATCGTTATCATAGTCCTTGTGATATGCAAATTTTAAGCGCAACCTACACAAGAGGACTACTTTATAGTGTCAATGAAAAACATTTAAAATCCATTGGCAATCTCTACACAAAAAATGAAAGAGTAAGTTTAAAATGTCAAAATGAAAAAGGTATTTTTTGGCTTGTTTTTATAGGTGCGCAAAATGTTGGAAAAATGCGTTTTAATTTTGATGACAGCATTAGAACAAATGCTAAATTGTCTTATAGTTTTACCAAAGAATATGAGAATTTAAAATTAAAAAAAGCAGAAGAACTTGGATACTTTGAACTAGGTTCTACTATAGTATTGATTGCTCAAAAAGGTATATGGAATAAAAAATTAGAAATAGGGCAGAAAATTAAATTCGGAGAGAGTATTTCTGATTAA
- the gltX gene encoding glutamate--tRNA ligase, which produces MYRFAPSPTGDMHIGNLRVALFNYICAKQKNTYFVLRIEDTDKARNIEGKEEEIKQILSLFGISWQEYYIQSENLKFHRQMALKLVSEKKAFACFCTEKELEEKKELAKQQGKPYRYDGTCEKLADIDILECEKPFVIRLKKPNKTIEFLDLIKGKLSFEPDNIDSFVIMRTDKTPTYNFACAVDDMLENITCIIRGEDHVSNTPKQEHIRQSLGYDQKISYAHLPIILNEQGVKMSKREAHSSVKWLLEQGILPSAIANYLLILGNKTPCEIFTINEAISWFDINKISKSPAKFDLKKLLQINREHIKLLENSKLNEILNSTRDLADLAKFYTQEASTIKELKEKIHAIFSPKDYLEFEKECKILKEILNGIELFEKYDDFKGYLLQKSGLKGKNFFMPLRIILTGNIHGPELSDLYPHIKNFIHELARI; this is translated from the coding sequence ATGTATCGTTTTGCCCCATCTCCAACAGGAGATATGCACATAGGAAATTTACGCGTAGCTTTATTTAATTACATCTGCGCTAAACAAAAAAATACTTATTTTGTCTTACGTATAGAAGATACTGATAAAGCAAGAAATATAGAAGGCAAAGAGGAAGAAATAAAACAAATCCTAAGCCTTTTTGGAATTTCTTGGCAAGAATATTACATACAAAGTGAGAATTTGAAATTTCATCGCCAAATGGCTTTAAAGCTCGTCAGCGAAAAAAAAGCTTTTGCTTGCTTTTGCACAGAAAAAGAATTAGAAGAAAAAAAAGAATTAGCAAAACAACAAGGAAAACCTTATCGATACGATGGAACTTGTGAAAAATTAGCAGATATTGATATTTTAGAATGTGAAAAACCTTTTGTTATTCGCCTTAAAAAACCCAATAAAACGATAGAATTTTTAGATCTCATCAAAGGTAAGCTTAGTTTTGAGCCTGACAATATTGATTCTTTTGTTATTATGAGAACTGACAAAACCCCTACTTACAATTTTGCTTGTGCTGTCGATGATATGCTTGAAAATATTACTTGCATTATACGTGGGGAAGATCATGTTTCAAATACACCTAAACAAGAACATATTCGCCAAAGCTTAGGCTATGATCAAAAAATAAGCTATGCGCATTTGCCTATCATTCTTAATGAACAAGGTGTTAAAATGAGCAAAAGAGAGGCACATTCTTCTGTAAAATGGTTGCTAGAACAAGGAATATTGCCAAGTGCAATTGCTAATTATCTTCTTATCTTAGGGAATAAAACTCCTTGTGAAATTTTTACTATAAATGAAGCTATTTCTTGGTTTGATATCAATAAAATCTCAAAATCTCCTGCTAAATTTGATCTAAAGAAACTTTTACAGATTAATCGGGAGCATATAAAATTGCTAGAAAATTCCAAGCTTAATGAAATTTTAAATTCTACAAGAGATTTAGCTGATTTAGCAAAATTTTATACTCAAGAAGCAAGTACAATTAAAGAATTAAAAGAAAAAATTCATGCTATTTTTAGTCCTAAAGATTATCTTGAATTTGAGAAAGAATGTAAAATTTTAAAAGAAATTCTAAATGGCATAGAACTTTTTGAAAAGTATGATGATTTCAAAGGTTATCTTTTACAAAAAAGCGGCTTAAAAGGTAAAAATTTCTTTATGCCTTTAAGGATTATTCTAACAGGAAATATACATGGGCCAGAACTTAGCGATCTTTATCCGCATATAAAAAATTTTATACATGAATTAGCGAGGATATAA
- a CDS encoding FlhB-like flagellar biosynthesis protein, producing the protein MSKIKKSIKKAVALGYQKEKHSAPKVLASGKGESAAKIISLAKEHGVPIKEDEDLIEILSKLDLGDEIPPNMYKAVAEVFAFIYQMANKTHKN; encoded by the coding sequence ATGAGCAAAATTAAAAAATCCATTAAAAAAGCTGTCGCTCTAGGCTACCAAAAAGAAAAGCATTCTGCACCAAAAGTTCTTGCAAGTGGCAAAGGAGAAAGTGCTGCTAAAATTATCTCTTTAGCCAAAGAACATGGAGTGCCTATAAAAGAAGATGAGGATCTGATTGAAATTTTAAGCAAACTTGATCTTGGAGATGAAATCCCACCTAACATGTATAAAGCAGTAGCTGAAGTTTTTGCTTTTATTTATCAAATGGCAAATAAAACTCATAAAAATTAA
- a CDS encoding flagellar hook-length control protein FliK, whose product MINTQLTSQIANAQKNDIKLDNAPVKDKANSKESPKEALSNALKQNLGLSKDASNEEIISKLIQNETSTKLKELVNKLLEQINSQKNPDSPMLKQSKNLNLAPNFANELKILSTELAKDDVFSQVLDKLNQILKPASEIKNNNLAPLFKNSGVFFEAKLKDALNEESLPKSFYSLLSTIKGLSNEKLSVQIAQLAAANLNPKETLKELKNILQTNKKENAQILDQSSFKTLLKLGSKIENFKNYITKNPSMAQNKINDIAYKISKEIKALKNDFFKALNKPENIMIQDTNILKNAAKAFEKLENTLKNILEKSNLKMPNDESDILKNLISNKKDIQNENSHEVKKHKEQTQDDELKHKTQEHNQEKHLNDQKANKDEKKEVENFQDHKNDNNKNNFNQENTKNPLRENAKFFETKNENNMQKIPLNNTQNQENLFKNQEIFNKQNNIKNLAFIVENLDLEQVQNLSKDLSNLSRRLNESLRELEPHIQHTKINQAEIKNLERKLDLSMKDLAQIKPKTDQDIAESLHHDIKSTLLQISNLAKNEGNEAVYNQTNRLLAQIEINQLISLANDSINTYLPFSWEDLNDSKIMFRRGKKDKFFAQIKLEFAKLGDLEILISLNHEKYIDINIMAENKEFRKTIYENAHELKKNINKAGLLSANFFVGDIIRSKFDNRDIKNLDLEMGMDKTV is encoded by the coding sequence ATGATTAATACTCAACTTACAAGTCAAATTGCTAATGCTCAAAAAAATGATATTAAATTAGATAATGCTCCAGTAAAAGATAAAGCAAATTCTAAAGAAAGTCCTAAAGAAGCACTTTCAAATGCCCTAAAACAAAATTTAGGTCTAAGTAAAGATGCTAGCAATGAAGAAATAATCTCTAAGCTTATCCAAAATGAAACTAGTACAAAACTCAAAGAACTTGTCAATAAACTTCTAGAACAAATCAATTCTCAAAAAAATCCTGATTCGCCTATGCTTAAGCAAAGTAAAAATTTAAACTTAGCTCCTAACTTTGCTAATGAATTAAAAATATTGAGTACTGAACTTGCAAAAGATGATGTTTTTTCTCAAGTTTTAGATAAGCTAAATCAAATTTTAAAACCAGCAAGCGAAATTAAAAATAACAATTTGGCTCCATTATTTAAAAATTCAGGTGTATTTTTTGAAGCAAAATTAAAAGATGCTTTAAATGAAGAAAGCCTACCTAAAAGTTTTTATTCTCTCTTAAGTACAATTAAGGGTCTAAGCAATGAAAAACTTAGCGTCCAAATTGCTCAATTAGCTGCTGCGAATTTAAACCCAAAAGAGACTCTTAAAGAGCTTAAAAATATATTACAAACCAATAAGAAAGAAAATGCACAAATTTTAGATCAAAGCTCTTTTAAAACGCTTTTAAAGCTAGGATCTAAAATAGAAAATTTTAAAAATTATATCACCAAAAATCCTAGCATGGCTCAAAATAAAATTAATGATATTGCTTACAAAATTTCAAAAGAAATTAAAGCTTTAAAAAATGATTTTTTCAAAGCTTTAAATAAACCAGAAAATATCATGATTCAGGATACAAATATATTAAAAAATGCTGCTAAAGCATTTGAAAAACTTGAAAATACTTTAAAAAATATTTTAGAAAAATCAAATTTAAAAATGCCTAATGATGAAAGCGATATTTTAAAAAACCTTATTTCAAATAAAAAAGATATTCAAAATGAAAATTCTCATGAAGTAAAAAAACATAAAGAACAAACACAAGATGATGAACTAAAACATAAAACACAAGAACATAACCAAGAAAAACATTTAAACGATCAAAAAGCAAATAAAGATGAAAAAAAAGAAGTGGAAAATTTTCAAGACCATAAAAATGATAACAATAAAAATAATTTTAACCAAGAAAATACAAAAAATCCTCTTAGAGAAAATGCTAAATTTTTTGAAACAAAAAATGAAAATAATATGCAAAAAATACCTCTAAACAATACACAAAATCAAGAAAATCTTTTCAAAAATCAAGAAATTTTTAATAAGCAAAATAATATCAAAAATTTAGCCTTTATCGTGGAAAATTTAGATCTAGAACAAGTGCAAAATCTGAGCAAAGATCTTAGCAATCTTTCAAGAAGACTTAATGAAAGTTTAAGAGAATTAGAACCTCATATCCAACACACAAAAATAAATCAAGCTGAAATAAAAAATTTAGAACGAAAACTTGATTTATCTATGAAGGATTTAGCTCAAATTAAGCCAAAAACAGATCAAGATATAGCAGAATCTTTACATCATGATATCAAATCCACTCTTTTGCAAATTTCAAATTTGGCTAAAAATGAAGGTAATGAAGCTGTTTATAATCAGACCAATAGACTTTTAGCTCAAATTGAAATCAATCAACTAATTTCTCTAGCAAATGATTCTATTAATACCTATTTACCTTTTTCTTGGGAAGATCTTAATGACTCTAAAATTATGTTTAGAAGAGGTAAAAAAGATAAATTTTTTGCTCAAATAAAACTTGAATTTGCTAAGCTTGGAGACTTAGAAATTTTAATTTCTTTAAACCATGAAAAATACATAGACATAAATATTATGGCTGAAAATAAAGAATTTAGAAAAACAATTTATGAAAATGCCCATGAGCTTAAAAAGAATATCAATAAAGCAGGACTTTTAAGCGCTAATTTTTTTGTAGGTGATATCATAAGAAGCAAATTTGATAATAGGGATATTAAAAATTTAGACCTTGAAATGGGGATGGATAAAACAGTATGA
- a CDS encoding YggT family protein, translating to MIMDSFIYAIFQILHIVINIYTWIIIITALLSWVNPDPYNPIVQILYKLSYPAYALVRKIPTRIGNIDLAPLIILLALQFFSFFLDGILRSLL from the coding sequence ATGATTATGGATTCTTTTATTTATGCTATCTTTCAAATTTTACACATTGTTATTAATATTTATACTTGGATTATTATTATTACTGCACTTTTAAGCTGGGTTAATCCAGATCCATATAATCCTATTGTTCAAATTTTATATAAGCTTAGCTATCCTGCTTATGCTTTAGTAAGAAAAATTCCAACACGTATAGGAAATATTGACTTAGCACCCTTAATTATACTTTTGGCTTTACAATTTTTCAGCTTTTTTCTTGATGGTATCTTAAGGAGTCTTTTGTGA
- the hemL gene encoding glutamate-1-semialdehyde 2,1-aminomutase yields the protein MTNKKAFEQACKIIAGGVNSPVRAFSNVESEPRFIDHGKGAYIVDIEGNSYIDYVQSWGPLLFGHCDKDIQKACQNALKKGSSFGAPTLLETELANLVLSDFPHLDKIRFVNSGTEATMSAIRLARGFTKKDKILKFEGCYHGHSDSLLVSAGSGAATFNTPSSLGVLNEIAKFTLVAKYNDIQSVKELFAQHQDIACVIIEPIAGNMGLVPAKQEFLEDLVQICKANETLLIFDEVMSGYRASYLGSYGINHIEADIVTFGKVIGGGLPAAAFAARTEIMDILSPLGGVYQAGTLSGNPLAMAAGIASISKAKKKKDLYEKLAKLAKRLTQGMKKIALERGIPLQTCYVGSMFGYFFTEKIVENYQDALKSDLKLFSKFHQKMLKNGIYLAPSQFETGFICSKMNNKIIDTTLEAIKESFKQL from the coding sequence ATGACAAATAAAAAAGCTTTTGAACAAGCATGCAAAATAATAGCAGGTGGTGTAAATTCACCAGTTAGAGCTTTTAGTAATGTAGAAAGTGAACCCAGATTTATTGATCATGGTAAAGGTGCTTATATTGTTGATATTGAAGGAAATTCTTATATTGATTATGTACAAAGCTGGGGACCTTTACTTTTTGGACATTGCGATAAAGATATTCAAAAAGCTTGTCAAAATGCTCTTAAAAAAGGTTCAAGTTTTGGAGCCCCTACTTTATTAGAAACAGAACTTGCAAATTTAGTTTTATCAGATTTTCCACATTTAGATAAAATTCGTTTTGTAAATAGCGGAACAGAAGCGACGATGAGCGCAATTCGTCTTGCGCGTGGTTTTACAAAAAAAGATAAAATATTAAAATTTGAAGGGTGCTATCACGGACATTCTGATTCCTTACTTGTCAGCGCTGGAAGTGGTGCTGCTACTTTTAATACTCCAAGTTCTTTAGGAGTATTAAATGAAATTGCAAAATTTACTCTAGTTGCAAAATACAATGATATTCAAAGTGTAAAAGAACTTTTTGCACAGCATCAAGATATTGCTTGTGTTATTATAGAACCTATAGCTGGAAATATGGGCTTGGTTCCAGCTAAACAAGAATTTTTAGAAGATTTAGTACAAATTTGTAAAGCCAACGAAACTTTACTTATTTTTGATGAAGTTATGAGTGGTTATAGAGCCTCATATCTTGGCTCTTATGGAATTAATCATATTGAGGCTGATATTGTTACTTTTGGAAAAGTTATTGGAGGTGGATTGCCAGCGGCAGCTTTTGCAGCTAGAACTGAAATTATGGATATTTTAAGTCCTCTAGGTGGAGTTTATCAGGCTGGAACTCTAAGTGGGAATCCTTTAGCTATGGCAGCAGGAATTGCTAGTATTTCTAAGGCAAAAAAGAAAAAAGATTTGTATGAAAAATTAGCTAAGTTAGCTAAACGACTAACTCAAGGTATGAAAAAAATAGCTCTTGAAAGAGGAATTCCTTTGCAAACTTGCTATGTAGGTTCTATGTTTGGCTACTTTTTTACAGAAAAAATAGTTGAAAATTATCAAGATGCCTTAAAATCAGATCTTAAACTTTTTTCAAAATTTCATCAAAAAATGCTTAAAAATGGAATTTATCTTGCTCCTTCGCAATTTGAAACTGGTTTTATTTGCTCTAAAATGAATAATAAAATAATTGATACTACTTTAGAAGCAATAAAAGAAAGTTTTAAACAACTATGA
- a CDS encoding AtpZ/AtpI family protein codes for MTRKKIIHKTIEAADGLSLGISIVVAILIGIGIGFLLQKFTPYPWLFWLGVFWGISGAILNVYKAYKKQVKNYEEFVKRDELVKEIIQKEKNK; via the coding sequence ATGACAAGAAAAAAAATTATTCATAAAACTATAGAAGCTGCAGACGGTTTAAGTCTTGGAATTTCTATAGTTGTTGCTATTTTAATTGGCATTGGTATTGGGTTTTTACTTCAAAAATTTACCCCTTATCCTTGGTTATTTTGGCTAGGGGTTTTCTGGGGAATTTCTGGTGCAATACTTAATGTTTATAAAGCTTACAAAAAACAAGTAAAAAATTATGAAGAATTTGTAAAACGCGATGAATTAGTAAAAGAAATTATCCAAAAAGAGAAAAATAAGTAA
- a CDS encoding MFS transporter, with the protein MSPKKIIKSMTALFASMAFLFAGNALIVTSIGVVLKERGEGPLVVGIISSCFFIGGLIGTISAHKIISKIGHIRSFGLFGAIFGISAMLHTISNNLIFWAILRFLIGVCYYGFLMVIESWLNEKSKNAIRSRILGFYEIVFYLSFGIGTLIIALNLSRHNVFILSAALILFSSLPLNLIKIKEPILPASSPISIPKIFDIAPLAIITSFIAGMLINGFFSMAPLFILLQKFNNQAVSYFTFCGILGGFFAQTIMGTISDKLGRKFAIITCSSIGFFTMLVFIFFKPCLYIQYCLSFLLGMGIFCLYALALARANDVLVIKNKGVELGRGVLFCYSLGSLFGPLILGFLMQYFNTKGFIWFYISLLGFLILFTINRPHILSKKFNKKPGNMVMLDD; encoded by the coding sequence ATGAGTCCAAAAAAAATTATTAAATCAATGACAGCACTTTTTGCCAGCATGGCTTTTTTATTTGCTGGCAACGCTTTAATTGTTACTTCAATCGGCGTTGTTCTTAAAGAAAGAGGAGAAGGCCCTTTGGTTGTGGGGATTATTAGCTCTTGTTTTTTTATTGGAGGGCTTATTGGAACAATAAGTGCACATAAAATTATTTCAAAAATAGGTCATATAAGATCTTTTGGCTTATTTGGTGCTATTTTTGGAATTTCAGCTATGCTACATACTATTAGTAATAATCTTATTTTTTGGGCTATTTTAAGATTTTTAATAGGTGTTTGTTATTATGGTTTTTTAATGGTAATAGAATCTTGGTTAAATGAAAAAAGTAAAAATGCTATTCGATCAAGAATTTTAGGATTTTATGAAATAGTATTTTATCTTTCTTTTGGAATAGGAACTTTAATTATTGCTCTTAATTTAAGCAGACATAATGTCTTTATTTTAAGTGCTGCTTTGATTTTATTTTCTTCTTTGCCACTAAATCTAATCAAAATAAAAGAACCCATTTTACCAGCCTCAAGCCCTATTTCTATACCGAAAATTTTTGATATCGCACCTTTGGCCATCATAACCAGTTTTATAGCCGGAATGCTTATAAATGGTTTTTTTTCAATGGCTCCTTTATTTATACTTTTGCAAAAATTTAACAATCAAGCTGTATCTTATTTTACTTTTTGTGGAATTTTAGGTGGTTTTTTTGCCCAAACTATTATGGGAACCATCTCGGACAAATTGGGTAGAAAATTTGCTATTATTACTTGTTCAAGTATAGGTTTTTTTACCATGCTTGTATTTATTTTTTTTAAACCTTGCTTATATATTCAATATTGTTTATCTTTTTTATTGGGTATGGGAATTTTTTGTCTTTATGCTTTAGCATTGGCCAGGGCTAATGATGTATTGGTGATTAAAAACAAAGGTGTAGAATTAGGACGTGGTGTTCTTTTTTGCTATTCTTTGGGATCTTTATTTGGGCCTTTGATTTTAGGTTTTTTAATGCAATATTTTAATACAAAAGGTTTTATTTGGTTTTATATTTCTTTACTTGGATTTTTAATACTCTTTACCATAAATAGACCTCATATTCTAAGTAAAAAATTCAATAAAAAACCTGGAAATATGGTGATGTTAGATGATTAA